One window from the genome of Paramisgurnus dabryanus chromosome 20, PD_genome_1.1, whole genome shotgun sequence encodes:
- the cdhr1a gene encoding cadherin-related family member 1a: SAFLPSACSTQIKPEGKATLTNVDEAKSDYAPYFYDNEPNSNNGNMALFSLSEDTLKGTQIYVLNGSDPEGQPVKYGLTFEPGSKEYFRVHPISGAVTLIEELDREAQDEIEVFVSISDGLNKVVEKVTVFVMDANDEKPQFQNMPSIVDVPENTTSGSSIYKFLAVDRDTGSGGSVSYFLQGTEAGTKFAIDHNSGVLRIKPGEMLDYEKSRTHFITVVAKDGGGNHQGKQIMMTSSATLTINVIDIQDSPPMFVGTPYFCYVYEVSSPGSEICTVFAKDGDMENPNPIIYSIHSGADGAFTINKTTGCIILKVYPTQLKKELFNIKVKASEVNPEGEIIDYAVTTATIRVVDLNNHPPTFYGENGPQNTFELTMYEHPPEGEILRGLKITVNDSDQGSNAKFHLRLVGPGRMLRVVPQTVLNEAQVTVLVEDSVSIDYEKSQFLTFKLLAVEIDTPERFSATADIIIHLLDTNDNAPRFTSDFYIARIPENSPGGSNVVSVTATDPDSGLWGMVRYSIYGSGSDLFLIQPDSGIIYTQPWASLDAEVKSKYNFYVKAEDTEGKYSLAEVFVTILDLNDHSPAFNENTLEKTMIIGAPVKIEAVDEDAEEPNNVIEYSIMKADPDNIFDIDADTGEIKLKSYIKSMDIVQNITNQRDCTWSIVVQAKDRGSPSFSTTTIVKIDITEATQLRGPLASFLMKSRENPMQILGLIGGVIVIVIFVTILISTIIYIRNTKSNKILPSRRIIKRKRKPRRQENFQQPFREENHEDHFRDEGDNVNFNNNISVCKHRAPPSPPNAPDLPPPLPSHYRNSKRDWTVPTVSASVASKTKKKSFRGKDNPVNTALVSELKLRLEQKNMANRY; the protein is encoded by the exons TCTGCTTTCCTGCCATCTGCCTGCTCCACACAAATTAAACCTGAAGGCAAAGCCACACTCACAAATGTTGATGAAG CAAAGAGTGATTACGCGCCGTATTTCTATGATAATGAGCCAAACAGTAACAACGGCAATATGGCATTGTTTAGTCTTTCAGAAGATACATTAAAAG GAACACAGATTTATGTTCTTAATGGAAGTGACCCAGAAGGTCAGCCGGTAAAATATGGGCTGACCTTTGAACCAGGATCCAAAGAATATTTTCGTGTTCATCCTATATCTGGAGCAGTAACTTTGATAGAGGAGCTGGACAGAGAG GCACAAGATGAAATTGAGGTGTTTGTCAGTATCTCAGATGGCCTTAATAAA GTTGTTGAAAAGGTTACAGTTTTTGTGATGGATGCCAATGATGAGAAACCACAGTTTCAGAATATGCCCTCCATTGTGGATGTGCCAGAG AACACAACGTCTGGGAGCAGCATTTATAAATTTTTGGCAGTGGACCGAGACACGGGCTCGGGGGGATCGGTTTCTTACTTCCTCCAG GGCACTGAAGCTGGCACAAAGTTTGCGATTGACCACAACAGTGGCGTGCTAAGAATAAAACCTGGAGAAATGCTCGACTATGAAAAATCACGTACACATTTCATCACCGTAGTGGCAAAG GACGGGGGTGGCAATCACCAGGGAAAACAAATAATGATGACATCATCTGCTACTTTAACAATAAATGTGATTGACATTCAAGACTCTCCCCCTATGTTTGTTGGCACACCTTACTTTTGTTATGTCTACGAAGTCTCATCACCT GGCTCTGAGATATGTACAGTTTTTGCCAAAGATGGAGACATGGAAAATCCAAATCCAATCATTTATTCAATACACTCTG GAGCAGATGGAGCTTTTACCATTAATAAAACCACTGGCTGTatcattctgaaagtgtacccAACCCAACTGAAGAAGGAACTCTTTAATATAAAAGTCAAG GCATCAGAGGTTAATCCTGAAGGAGAAATTATAGATTATGCCGTTACCACAGCAACCATTCGGGTAGTGGACCTGAACAACCATCCACCCACATTTTATGGAGAAAATGGACCACAAAACACGTTTGAGTTAACAATGTATGAACATCCTCCAGAGGGAGAGATTCTGAGAGGCTTAAAAATCACAGTCAATGACTCAGATCAG GGATCAAATGCAAAATTTCACCTTAGACTGGTTGGCCCAGGTCGGATGTTAAGAGTGGTCCCTCAAACTGTCCTGAATGAAGCTCAGGTCACTGTCCTAGTAGAGGATTCTGTTTCTATAGACTATGAGAAATCACAATTCCTGACATTTAAG CTCCTTGCTGTAGAGATTGACACACCCGAGAGATTCAGTGCTACTGCAGATATCATCATTCATCTACTAGACACCAATGATAATGCTCCAAGATTTACTTCCGATTTTTACATTGCTCGGATTCCAGAGAATTCACCTGGAGGCTCCAATGTCGTATCTGTGACA GCCACAGATCCTGATTCTGGTCTTTGGGGAATGGTCAGATACTCCATCTACGGCTCAGGTTCAGACCT GTTTCTCATTCAACCTGATTCTGGAATCATCTACACTCAGCCCTGGGCCAGTCTGGACGCTGAGGTTAAATCCAAATATAACTTCTACGTGAAGGCTGAAGACACAGAGGGAAAATACAGTCTTGCCGAAGTCTTTGTTACCATTCTGGACCTCAatgatcattcaccagcatttAATGAAAACACTCTGGAGAAGACAATGATTATTGGTGCACCGGTGAAAATAGAG GCAGTCGATGAAGATGCAGAGGAGCCGAACAATGTAATTGAATACTCCATCATGAAAGCCGACCCCGACAATATATTTGACATTGATGCAGACACAGGAGAAATTAAGCTAAAGTCCTACATCAAGTCTATGGACATAGTCCAAAACATCACTAACCAGAGAGACTGTACCTGGTCTATAGTAGTTCAAGCCAAAGACAGAGGTTCTCCATCCTTTAGCACCACCACTATAGTGAAGATTGACATCACAGAAGCG ACTCAACTCAGAGGACCTTTGGCGTCCTTTTTAATGAAAAGTAGGGAAAATCCAATGCAGATCCTAGGCTTGATTGGGGGTGTCATTGTAATCGTGATTTTTGTGACCATCTTGATCTCTACCATTATATACATAAGAAACACAAAGTCCAACAAGATCCTGCCCTCCCgacgcatcataaagaggaaacGTAAACCTCGGAGACAAGAGAACTTTCAACAACCATTTCGAGAGGAAAATCATGAAGATCATTTTAGAGACGAGGGAGATAACGTTAACTTCAACAATAACATCAGCGTGTGTAAACATCGAGCCCCTCCGTCACCTCCTAATGCCCCTGATCTTCCCCCACCCTTGCCAAGTCACTACAGGAACAGTAAGAGGGATTGGACAGTACCCACAGTTTCGGCCTCTGTGGCCTCCAAGACCAAGAAAAAGTCTTTTAGGGGTAAAGACAACCCTGTCAACACCGCATTGGTTTCTGAGCTCAAACTGAGACTGGAACAGAAAAATATGGCCAACAGATACTGA
- the lrit2 gene encoding leucine-rich repeat, immunoglobulin-like domain and transmembrane domain-containing protein 2: protein METALTAVPEDLPEDFTKIRIEKSHIRELPKSAFSRIRSLKNLWLNFNDIAIINIKGLEGLGNLTELRLQGNKLRSVPWTAFEETPNLKILDLKHNLIDALPEHALKFLPGLTYLDLSSNQLSVISKEVFLNWPTYHTDNRKEKHATPNFVLALHDNPWLCDCRLGGFVEFIITLSPPFILMNSYLTCSGPDFRAGKFFHEVELKACVQPVVSAQTTNVTMPLGGNVTLSCFAMGRPEPDIRWTYSLKILRGFREIHSRVDEDTIMSQLVIPSLQLADRGPYTCIANNFIGNSSINILLDVKSPDGSLSYSPVLPAAIAEENIFIDIRIAKQTVYGIVIEWWAVTKNPAETWFTVHFGKYDAPRKEQIYIGPGINTYSVTDLLPATKYEICVTLKNQAPRSDQCILFVTGSDFNEMEQREKLIHIVVVVLAMVLAVPVGMYACTTNAKFGCLERGMEMWRNRSHTEHSHRSDERQGTFDSLQAASDEGLCQESSKDQKTRRRSIDKILKTKNDRRPTAELY from the exons ATGGAAACGGCATTAACGGCGGTTCCTGAGGATTTACCGGAAGACTTTACCAAAATCCGCATTGAGAAATCACATATTCGTGAACTGCCAAAGTCTGCATTTTCCCGTATTAGGTCGTTAAAGAATCTCTGGCTAAATTTTAACGACATTGCCATCATAAACATCAAAGGTTTAGAGGGTTTGGGAAACCTGACGGAGCTCAGGTTACAGGGGAACAAGCTGCGTTCAGTACCATGGACAGCGTTTGAAGAAACCCCCAACCTCAAGATTCTGGACCTGAAACACAACCTCATCGACGCGCTCCCTGAACACGCACTCAAGTTTTTACCTGGTCTGACTTATCTAGATCTGTCCTCTAATCAACTTTCAGTCATTTCTAAAGAGGTCTTCCTGAACTGGCCTACTTACCACACAGACAACCGAAAAGAAAAACACGCAACGCCAAACTTTGTTCTAGCGCTTCACGACAACCCGTGGCTTTGTGACTGTCGCCTCGGAGGCTTCGTTGAATTTATCATAACATTGAGTCCGCCATTTATTCTCATGAACTCGTATTTAACATGTTCTGGTCCAGACTTCAGGGCTGGGAAGTTTTTTCATGAGGTGGAGTTAAAGGCATGTGTGCAACCAGTGGTAAGCGCGCAGACCACCAACGTAACTATGCCATTGGGCGGGAACGTCACTCTGTCATGCTTTGCGATGGGCAGACCTGAACCTGATATTCGCTGGACGTATAGTCTTAAAATACTAAGAGGATTTCGTG AGATTCATAGCCGTGTGGATGAAGACACTATCATGTCTCAGTTGGTCATTCCCTCTCTTCAACTGGCTGATCGAGGGCCTTATACCTGCATTGCCAACAATTTCATTGGCAATTCCTCCATTAATATTCTACTGGATGTGAAGTCTCCGGATGGCTCGCTGTCTTACTCCCCAGTCCTCCCTGCTGCCATCGCCgaggaaaacatttttatcGACATCCGTATTGCCAAGCAAACAGTCTATGGAATTGTAATCGAGTGGTGGGCTGTGACCAAGAATCCAGCTGAAACCTGGTTCACCGTCCACTTTGGGAAATATGACGCTCCCAGGAAAGAGCAGATATACATCGGGCCAGGTATCAACACCTATTCTGTCACAGACCTCTTACCAGCCACCAAGTATGAAATCTGTGTGACTTTAAAAAACCAGGCTCCTCGAAGCGACCAGTGCATCTTGTTTGTTACAGGCAGCGATTTCAATGAGATGGAACAGAGAGAGAAGCTCATTCACATTGTGGTCGTCGTGCTCGCCATGGTGCTTGCCGTGCCGGTGGGAATGTACGCGTGCACCACTAATGCCAAATTCGGCTGCCTGGAGCGTGGCATGGAGATGTGGAGAAACAGGAGTCATACGGAGCACTCTCACAGGTCTGATGAGAGGCAGGGCACGTTTGACAGTCTTCAAGCTGCCAGTGATGAGGGTCTCTGTCAGGAATCCAGCAAGGATCAGAAGACTCGAAGAAGGTCGATTGATAAGATACTTAAAACAAAGAACGATCGCAGACCGACAGCTGAGCTTTATTGA
- the lrit1a gene encoding leucine-rich repeat, immunoglobulin-like domain and transmembrane domain-containing protein 1a: protein MSLTVFLGLLLASGGVPFVRSSCPSQCSCFYHNLSDGSRARSVICNDPEISLVPATFPQDTSKLRIEKTAIKRIPSEAFSYLSNLEFLWMSFNILASLNSDSFRGLYNLEELRLDGNSLTSFPWESLMDMPSLRLLDIHNNQLSSIPSEAALYMKNLTYLDLSSNNLLTVPSEVLSIWLTVKPIQGPESSKMILGLHDNPWLCDCRLYDLVQFQKSPSLSVAFIDTRLRCADPESLSGVLFSDAELRRCQGPRVHTAVARVRSAVGNNVLLRCGTIGVPIPELAWRRADRKPLNGTVQLENSKEGIVWSILSVPAVSYRDTGKYICKATNYAGSAEAVISLIISDSPKAENLTGDPKAKVKAKRPNPIVKAAYQEKVFATYISPTPKAALPAGATASYAGPYPGMERDNAANSRTNTQTASPDGYLETNLSNLAANTSSLQQDPDRVVRSVKVIGDTDYTVCLNWRAPTAKNTTAFSVLYAVFGERDMRRINVSPGNNRITIEGLVPKTKYIACVCVKGLIPKKEQCVIFSTDAAASANGTQKLINVVVITVACVIAVPLTVIVCCGALKRKIQKFWGKKSKDIQDSYVTFETLSPNTKAKGLDVEYLTRLNTEESNRLLSARSSLDSESTAKIEGQPNEYFC, encoded by the exons ATGTCTTTGACTGTTTTTTTGGGTCTACTACTGGCTTCAGGTGGAGTTCCTTTTGTTCGGAGCTCCTGTCCTTCTCAATGCAGCTGTTTTTATCACAACCTAAGTGATGGATCAAGAGCCAG GAGTGTGATTTGCAACGACCCAGAGATTTCCCTTGTGCCTGCCACTTTCCCACAGGATACCTCTAAACTTCGAATTGAAAAGACTGCCATCAAGAGGATCCCGAGCGAGGCTTTCAGTTACCTATCAAATTTAGAATTCCTCTGGATGTCTTTTAACATTTTAGCCTCTCTCAACTCGGACAGTTTTCGCGGTCTGTACAATTTAGAGGAATTGAGACTAGATGGAAATTCACTGACATCATTTCCATGGGAATCGCTAATGGACATGCCTAGTCTTAGGCTACTAGATATACACAATAACCAGCTCTCCTCCATTCCGTCTGAGGCAGCTCTCTACATGAAAAATTTAACCTACCTGGATCTATCCAGCAACAATCTGCTGACTGTGCCATCTGAGGTTCTTAGTATTTGGTTAACAGTCAAACCTATCCAGGGACCTGAAAGTTCAAAAATGATTCTTG GTCTCCATGACAACCCTTGGTTGTGTGATTGTCGATTATATGACCTGGTTCAGTTCCAGAAATCTCCCAGTCTGTCGGTGGCATTCATCGACACAAGGCTCAGGTGTGCTGATCCTGAAAGCCTCTCGGGTGTTTTGTTTAGTGATGCCGAGCTCAGGCGCTGCCAGGGGCCGCGGGTCCATACAGCTGTAGCCCGGGTAAGGAGTGCAGTAGGCAACAATGTCCTGTTGCGATGTGGAACCATTGGGGTTCCCATCCCAGAGCTGGCCTGGAGGAGGGCAGATCGGAAACCACTGAACGGCACAG TTCAACTGGAGAATTCAAAGGAGGGAATAGTTTGGTCTATTTTAAGCGTGCCTGCTGTGTCCTACCGTGACACCGGAAAATATATCTGCAAAGCTACAAATTATGCAGGAAGCGCAGAGGCTGTCATTTCTTTAATTATAAGTGATTCACCCAAGGCAGAAAATCTGACTGGGGATCCAAAAGCCAAAGTTAAAGCCAAGAGGCCAAACCCCATTGTCAAGGCCGCCTACCAAGAAAAAGTTTTTGCCACTTATATTTCACCAACACCCAAGGCTGCATTACCTGCTGGTGCCACTGCCAGTTATGCAGGGCCATATCCAGGTATGGAAAGGGACAATGCTGCTAACAGTcgaacaaacacacaaacagctAGTCCTGATGGGTACCTGGAGACCAATCTGAGCAATCTTGCTGCAAACACATCCTCTCTTCAGCAAGACCCTGACAGGGTTGTCCGCTCTGTGAAAGTGATCGGTGATACAGACTACACCGTGTGTCTTAACTGGAGAGCGCCGACGGCAAAGAACACTACTGCGTTCAGCGTCCTCTATGCCGTATTCGGGGAGAGGGATATGCGCAGAATCAACGTCAGCCCTGGCAATAACAGGATCACCATCGAGGGACTCGTTCCAAAAACCAAATACATCGCTTGTGTGTGCGTAAAGGGCCTGATCCCCAAAAAGGAGCAGTGTGTAATCTTCTCAACAGATGCGGCAGCGAGTGCTAATGGAACCCAAAAGCTCATTAATGTAGTAGTGATCACGGTTGCCTGCGTGATAGCAGTGCCACTGACTGTGATCGTGTGCTGCGGGGCGCTTAAGAGGAAAATACAAAAGTTTTGGGGAAAAAAGTCCAAAGACATTCAGGACTCGTATGTGACGTTTGAGACGCTTTCTCCCAACACAAAGGCCAAAGGCTTGGATGTGGAATACCTCACCAGACTCAATACAGAGGAGTCCAACAGACTGCTGTCTGCCAGGTCAAGCCTTGACTCTGAATCCACAGCTAAAATTGAAGGACAGCCAAATGAATATTTTTGCTGA
- the rgra gene encoding retinal G protein coupled receptor a yields MVTSYPLPEGFSDFDVFSLGSCLLVEGLLGFFLNAVTVVAFLKIRELRTPSNFLVFSLALADMGISMNATIAAFSSFLRYWPYGSEGCQTHGFQGFVTALASIHFIAAIAWDRYHQYCTRTKLQWSSAFSLVIFIWLFTAFWSAMPLIGWGEYDYEPLRTCCTLDYSKGDRNYVSYLIPMSIFNMGIQVFVVLSSYQYIDKKFKKTGQAKFNCSTPLKTMLFCWGPYGVLAFYAAVANATVVSPKLRMIAPILAKTSPTFNVFVYALGNENYRGGIWQLLTGQKIETPAIENKTK; encoded by the exons atggtgACGTCGTACCCACTACCGGAAGGATTCTCCGATTTTGACGTGTTCTCCCTTGGATCCTGTCTATTAGTGGAGG GTCTCCTCGGTTTCTTCCTGAATGCTGTCACCGTTGTTgcatttcttaaaataagagAATTACGGACCCCAAGTAATTTTCTCGTGTTCAGTCTGGCATTGGCTGATATGGGGATTTCTATGAACGCCACCATTGCAGCATTCTCCAGCTTTCTAAG ATACTGGCCTTATGGATCAGAGGGATGTCAGACCCATGGCTTCCAGGGCTTTGTGACTGCTCTTGCCAGCATCCACTTCATCGCAGCCATTGCTTGGGATAGATACCACCAGTACTGTACAA GGACAAAGTTGCAGTGGAGCAGTGCTTTCAGTCTGGTCATCTTCATCTGGCTCTTCACTGCTTTCTGGTCTGCTATGCCTCTCATTGGCTGGGGTGAATATGATTATGAGCCCCTGCGAACCTGCTGCACACTGGACTACAGCAAGGGTGACAG gAACTATGTGTCGTACCTGATCCCCATGTCCATCTTCAACATGGGCATTCAGGTCTTTGTTGTGCTGTCCTCCTACCAGTACATTGATAAGAAATTTAAGAAGACTGGCCAGGCAAAG TTCAACTGCAGCACTCCTTTGAAGACTATGCTGTTTTGCTGGGGTCCCTATGGTGTCCTGGCCTTCTATGCTGCTGTGGCGAATGCTACCGTTGTCTCTCCTAAACTAAGAATG ATTGCTCCTATTTTGGCAAAGACATCGCCTACGTTCAATGTTTTTGTTTACGCTCTTGGAAATGAGAACTACAGAGGAGGAATCTGGCAGTTACTCACCGGTCAAAAGATTGAGACTCCTGCTATTGAGAACAAGACCAAATAA